One window from the genome of Kiloniellales bacterium encodes:
- a CDS encoding FtsX-like permease family protein, producing the protein MREFGLALTLARRELRGGLKGFGVFLGCLTLGVAAIASVGSLSQSVLGGLAAQGQSLLGGDLDLRMVHRTAGPEELAWLKQRADVSVSTHMRAMVRAPGEERRSVLVELRAVDDVFPLYGEVVLDPPLPLDQALGQSDGLWGAAIDRTLVSRLDLGDDALGTEIFVGEGRYQIRAILEREPDRIGTQMMFGASFMVSTDSLPQTGLLRPGALNHTHYRLRVPPGESPAALRAEILETFPEAGWQVRGTAEAAPGAKRFIERLGMFLSLVGLTSLLVGGVGVGNAVRSYLEGKTATIATLKCLGASGRLVFRVYLAQVLALASLGIAIGLALGAATPFAVNALVGDSFGWQGVSAVFPAPLALAAAFGVLITLVFSLWPLQHAQAVPAASLFRDLIAPDQTSVGAKAWAGIALLGLLLAGLAVVTAVDKRLALYFVAGALGALATFRLAAYGVMTLARRAGRPRHAGLRLALANLYRPGARTGGVIMSLGLGLTLLVTNALIEGNLAKQVGDSLPEEAPNFYFLDIQPSQAENFEQAVGEVAGVREIRRVPMLRGRIAQVNGKSSRELDIPPEIEWVFRGDRGLTWTREPPEDTELTAGEWWPADYSGKPLVSLDDNVGRLLGIGPGDTMTINLLGRNIEVTIANLRVIDWSRMTINFVMVFSPGILEAAPQTQIATVKVSAEQEDQVERAVTGNFANISAIRVRDALTAVGELIGNVGIAVRAVAGVALFAGILVLAGAVAAGHHRRIYDAVILKVLGATRGRIVQAFLIEYGLMGLVSAAIASVIGTLAAYLIMTEVLRGPFTFIPQAVASTAVVALIITLCLGFIGTWRALGHKAAPLLRND; encoded by the coding sequence ATGCGCGAGTTCGGGCTGGCGCTGACCCTGGCGCGGCGGGAGCTGCGCGGCGGGCTCAAGGGCTTCGGCGTGTTCCTGGGCTGCCTCACCCTCGGCGTGGCCGCGATCGCCAGTGTCGGCTCGCTGTCGCAGTCCGTGCTCGGCGGCTTGGCGGCCCAGGGCCAGAGCCTGCTGGGCGGCGACCTCGATCTGAGAATGGTGCACCGCACCGCCGGGCCGGAGGAGCTGGCCTGGCTGAAGCAGCGGGCCGATGTCTCGGTCTCGACCCACATGCGGGCCATGGTGCGCGCGCCCGGCGAGGAGCGTCGCTCCGTGCTGGTGGAACTGCGCGCGGTCGACGACGTCTTTCCGCTCTACGGCGAGGTGGTGCTCGACCCGCCGCTGCCGCTGGACCAGGCGCTCGGCCAGTCCGACGGTCTCTGGGGCGCGGCGATAGACCGCACCCTGGTATCCCGGCTGGACCTGGGCGACGACGCCCTCGGGACCGAGATCTTTGTGGGCGAGGGGCGCTACCAGATCCGGGCCATCCTGGAGCGGGAGCCGGACCGGATCGGGACCCAGATGATGTTCGGCGCCAGCTTCATGGTGTCCACGGACAGCCTGCCGCAAACCGGGCTGCTGCGCCCCGGCGCCCTGAACCACACCCATTACCGGCTGCGCGTGCCGCCCGGGGAATCGCCCGCGGCGCTGAGGGCCGAGATCCTCGAGACCTTCCCCGAGGCCGGCTGGCAGGTCCGCGGCACCGCCGAAGCGGCGCCGGGGGCCAAGCGCTTCATCGAGCGGCTCGGCATGTTCCTCAGCCTGGTCGGCCTGACATCTCTGCTGGTCGGCGGGGTCGGGGTCGGCAACGCCGTGCGCAGCTACCTCGAGGGCAAGACGGCGACCATCGCGACCCTGAAATGCCTCGGCGCTTCCGGCCGACTCGTCTTCCGGGTCTACCTGGCCCAGGTGCTGGCGCTCGCTTCCCTCGGCATCGCGATCGGCCTGGCGCTCGGCGCCGCCACGCCCTTCGCGGTCAATGCCCTGGTCGGCGACAGCTTCGGCTGGCAGGGGGTCTCGGCGGTCTTCCCGGCGCCGCTCGCGCTCGCCGCCGCCTTCGGTGTCCTGATCACCCTGGTGTTCTCGCTCTGGCCGCTGCAGCACGCCCAGGCGGTGCCGGCAGCCAGCCTGTTCCGCGATCTGATCGCGCCCGACCAGACGTCGGTGGGCGCCAAGGCCTGGGCGGGCATCGCCCTGCTTGGTCTGCTCCTGGCCGGTCTGGCCGTGGTAACGGCGGTCGACAAGCGGCTCGCGCTCTACTTCGTCGCCGGCGCGCTGGGCGCGCTCGCCACATTCCGGCTCGCGGCCTACGGGGTCATGACCCTGGCGCGGCGCGCCGGACGGCCGCGCCACGCTGGCCTGCGCCTGGCGCTGGCCAACCTCTACCGCCCGGGCGCGCGGACCGGGGGCGTCATCATGTCGCTCGGGCTCGGCCTGACCCTGCTCGTCACCAACGCGCTGATCGAGGGCAACCTGGCCAAGCAGGTCGGCGACAGCCTGCCCGAAGAGGCGCCCAACTTCTATTTCCTCGATATCCAGCCGAGCCAGGCAGAGAACTTCGAGCAGGCCGTCGGCGAGGTGGCGGGCGTGCGGGAGATCCGCCGCGTGCCCATGCTGCGCGGACGCATCGCGCAGGTGAACGGCAAGTCCAGCCGGGAACTGGATATTCCGCCCGAGATCGAGTGGGTATTCCGGGGCGACCGGGGACTGACCTGGACCCGCGAGCCGCCGGAAGACACCGAGCTGACCGCCGGCGAGTGGTGGCCGGCCGACTACAGCGGCAAGCCGCTGGTCTCGCTCGACGATAACGTCGGACGGCTGCTCGGGATCGGCCCGGGCGACACCATGACCATCAATCTGCTCGGGCGGAACATCGAGGTGACCATCGCCAACCTGAGGGTGATCGACTGGTCGCGGATGACCATCAACTTCGTCATGGTCTTCTCGCCAGGGATCCTTGAGGCGGCGCCCCAGACGCAGATCGCCACGGTCAAGGTCTCGGCCGAGCAGGAAGACCAGGTCGAGCGGGCGGTGACCGGCAACTTCGCCAACATCTCGGCGATCCGCGTGCGCGACGCCCTTACCGCGGTCGGCGAGCTGATCGGCAACGTCGGGATCGCGGTGCGCGCGGTGGCGGGCGTGGCGCTCTTCGCCGGGATCCTGGTCCTCGCCGGGGCCGTGGCGGCGGGGCATCACCGTCGGATCTACGACGCCGTCATCCTAAAGGTGCTGGGGGCGACCCGCGGCCGGATCGTGCAGGCCTTCCTGATCGAGTACGGCCTGATGGGCCTGGTCAGCGCCGCGATCGCCAGCGTCATCGGCACCCTGGCCGCCTATTTGATCATGACCGAGGTGCTGCGCGGCCCCTTCACCTTCATCCCCCAGGCCGTGGCCAGCACGGCGGTGGTCGCCCTGATCATCACGCTCTGCCTGGGCTTCATCGGGACCTGGCGGGCGCTGGGCCACAAGGCCGCTCCGCTTCTGCGCAACGATTAA
- a CDS encoding ABC transporter ATP-binding protein gives MSATTLSPDGQALMDGTMIRLEDLELTLPSAAGPVEILRRIDLEVGAGETVSVVGPSGSGKSSMMMIVAGLERATAGRVTVAGQELASLSEDGLALFRRSSVGIVFQSFHLVPTMTALENVAIPLELAGRGDAFERARACLDQVGLAHRLTHYPGQLSGGEQQRVALARAFAPQPLLLLADEPTGNLDGETGRGVIDLLFDLTAGHGTTLMLITHDPNLAQRCGRQIRLVDGQIREDALAQGAVPTARAS, from the coding sequence ATGTCCGCGACCACCCTCAGCCCCGACGGGCAAGCCCTTATGGACGGAACCATGATCCGCCTGGAGGACCTGGAGCTGACCCTGCCGTCGGCGGCGGGCCCGGTCGAGATCCTGCGCCGCATCGACCTGGAGGTCGGCGCCGGTGAGACGGTCAGCGTGGTCGGGCCTTCGGGCTCCGGTAAATCGTCGATGATGATGATCGTCGCCGGCCTCGAGCGAGCCACCGCCGGACGGGTGACCGTCGCCGGGCAGGAGCTGGCGAGCCTGTCCGAGGACGGCCTCGCGCTATTCCGCCGCTCCAGCGTCGGGATCGTGTTCCAGTCGTTCCACCTGGTGCCGACCATGACGGCGCTGGAGAATGTGGCCATTCCCCTTGAATTGGCCGGCCGCGGCGACGCTTTCGAGCGGGCCAGGGCCTGCCTCGACCAGGTCGGCCTAGCGCACCGTTTGACCCACTATCCGGGGCAGCTGTCCGGCGGCGAGCAGCAGCGCGTGGCCCTGGCGCGCGCCTTCGCGCCGCAGCCGTTATTGCTCCTGGCGGACGAGCCGACCGGCAACCTCGACGGCGAGACCGGCCGCGGGGTGATCGACCTTCTGTTCGACCTGACCGCGGGCCACGGCACGACCCTCATGCTGATCACCCATGACCCGAACCTGGCGCAACGCTGCGGGCGCCAGATCCGCCTGGTCGACGGCCAGATCCGGGAAGACGCCCTGGCGCAGGGCGCGGTGCCGACCGCCAGGGCGAGCTGA
- a CDS encoding MlaD family protein, with protein MRKANTQYVLVGAFVAAMIAGTLTAVALLTGQVGARTDYHTILDNVADIGFGTQVRYEGYPIGQVDRIVPFAEGSGMRFRVELSIDQQWRLPVDSLARIGSTSVLSAKTIDIESGRAAEVLAPGARIPSAQPQDMFAVMAEVAGTFGDLSRDGLMPLIDQVTALIENKGGAIADEAGILIASLNDLARQMNDRMPALADQVAGVLARLDASAESLQTVASPANAAAVGRMISNLDRTSAVFLETSERLGDSMVRVQALVTDLDGLIEENRETVDQSLKDLRYSLGSVARNIDSMVHNLDGASRNMNEFSRLIRQNPSLLLNGTAQEADGGGFY; from the coding sequence ATGCGCAAGGCAAACACCCAATACGTCCTCGTCGGCGCTTTCGTCGCCGCCATGATCGCCGGCACCTTGACCGCGGTCGCCTTGCTGACCGGACAGGTCGGCGCCCGGACGGACTATCACACCATTCTGGACAACGTCGCCGACATCGGGTTCGGCACGCAGGTGCGATACGAAGGCTATCCGATCGGGCAGGTCGACCGGATCGTGCCCTTCGCCGAGGGCAGCGGCATGCGGTTCCGGGTCGAGCTCTCGATCGATCAGCAGTGGCGACTGCCGGTCGACAGCCTCGCCCGCATCGGCAGCACCAGCGTGCTGTCGGCCAAGACGATCGATATCGAGAGCGGCCGCGCCGCCGAGGTGCTGGCGCCGGGCGCGCGCATCCCCAGCGCCCAGCCCCAGGACATGTTCGCGGTCATGGCCGAGGTCGCGGGCACCTTCGGCGACCTCAGCCGCGACGGCCTGATGCCGCTGATCGACCAGGTCACGGCGCTGATCGAGAACAAGGGCGGCGCGATCGCGGACGAAGCCGGTATCCTGATCGCCAGCCTCAACGATCTGGCCCGCCAGATGAACGACCGCATGCCGGCGCTGGCCGACCAGGTCGCCGGCGTTCTGGCGCGGCTCGACGCCAGCGCCGAGTCGCTGCAGACGGTGGCCTCGCCCGCCAACGCCGCGGCGGTCGGCCGCATGATCTCCAACCTTGACCGGACCTCGGCGGTGTTCCTGGAAACCAGCGAGCGGCTCGGTGACAGCATGGTCCGGGTTCAGGCCCTGGTCACCGACCTCGACGGGCTGATCGAGGAGAACCGGGAGACCGTGGACCAGTCGCTGAAAGACCTGCGCTACAGCCTGGGTTCGGTCGCGCGCAACATCGATTCCATGGTCCACAACCTGGACGGCGCCTCGCGCAACATGAACGAGTTCAGCCGGCTGATCCGGCAGAACCCCAGCCTCCTGCTCAACGGCACGGCGCAGGAAGCCGACGGTGGAGGGTTCTACTGA
- a CDS encoding Bax inhibitor-1/YccA family protein has protein sequence MAFDPDRRTMTRAQTSAAEIDVGLRNYMLRVYNYMSLGVAFTGAIALFVASDLAMVQAVHSVFWLFFIGILGMGFIAPRVMMSKSIGAAQACFWVYAAMWGAIIGPMIYVYGQVDPMLVPKAFFITAAAFGAMSLYGYTTKRNLGPIGAFLCMATFGILIALLVNVFLIQSPVFDLILSVVVVLVFSGLTAYETQQIKNMYYEADAGDVATRKAIFGAFMLYGSFVTLFIWILHLLGMMRGE, from the coding sequence ATGGCATTCGATCCTGATCGCAGAACCATGACCCGGGCGCAGACCAGCGCGGCTGAGATCGATGTCGGCCTGCGCAACTACATGCTGCGGGTCTACAACTACATGTCGCTGGGCGTCGCCTTCACCGGCGCCATAGCGCTCTTCGTGGCCAGCGACCTTGCAATGGTCCAGGCCGTTCATTCGGTCTTCTGGCTGTTCTTCATCGGCATCCTCGGCATGGGCTTCATCGCGCCGCGGGTCATGATGTCCAAATCGATCGGCGCAGCCCAGGCCTGTTTCTGGGTCTATGCGGCTATGTGGGGCGCGATCATCGGTCCGATGATCTACGTCTACGGGCAGGTCGATCCGATGCTGGTGCCCAAGGCGTTCTTCATCACCGCTGCAGCCTTCGGTGCGATGAGCCTCTACGGCTACACCACCAAGCGCAACCTGGGTCCGATCGGCGCCTTCCTCTGCATGGCCACCTTCGGCATCCTCATTGCGCTGCTGGTTAACGTGTTCCTGATCCAGAGCCCGGTGTTCGACCTGATCCTCTCGGTCGTCGTGGTTCTGGTGTTCTCCGGGCTGACCGCCTACGAGACGCAGCAGATCAAGAACATGTACTACGAGGCGGATGCGGGCGACGTGGCGACGCGCAAGGCGATCTTCGGGGCCTTCATGCTCTACGGCTCCTTCGTCACGTTGTTCATCTGGATCCTGCACCTGCTCGGGATGATGCGCGGCGAATAG
- a CDS encoding protocatechuate 3,4-dioxygenase, translating to MTATRLNRRRLLRAALALGAAAGLAGGARAALTPTPRQTPGPFYPETLPLDSDNDLVSVAGRPGKAEGEVLHLFGRVLDESGRALTGVRVEIWQCDAFGRYHHPRDGGAADPNFQGFGRMAVDSDAGFRFRTIKPVPYPGRAPHIHCAIAGQGIERLTTQMYVAGDPRNARDFIYRRLDRSAQAAVAVALAPAPEIEPGALAGRFDIVLDDRLLRG from the coding sequence ATGACCGCTACACGCTTGAACCGCCGGCGCCTGCTGCGAGCTGCGCTCGCTCTCGGCGCTGCCGCCGGGCTCGCAGGCGGCGCGCGGGCGGCGCTGACGCCGACGCCGCGGCAGACGCCGGGGCCGTTCTATCCGGAGACGCTGCCGCTCGATTCGGACAACGACCTGGTTTCGGTCGCCGGACGCCCCGGCAAGGCCGAGGGCGAGGTGCTGCATCTCTTCGGCCGCGTCCTCGACGAGAGCGGTCGGGCGCTGACCGGCGTGCGCGTCGAGATCTGGCAGTGCGACGCCTTCGGCCGCTACCACCATCCGCGCGATGGCGGCGCCGCCGACCCGAATTTCCAGGGGTTCGGCCGCATGGCGGTGGACAGCGACGCGGGCTTCCGTTTCCGCACGATCAAGCCCGTGCCCTATCCCGGGCGGGCGCCGCACATCCACTGCGCGATCGCCGGACAGGGGATCGAGCGGCTGACCACTCAGATGTACGTCGCCGGCGACCCCCGGAACGCGCGCGACTTCATCTATCGCCGGCTGGACCGATCGGCGCAGGCCGCCGTGGCTGTCGCGCTCGCGCCGGCGCCGGAGATCGAGCCGGGCGCGCTTGCCGGACGCTTCGACATCGTGCTCGACGATCGCCTGCTGCGCGGCTGA
- a CDS encoding ABC-type transport auxiliary lipoprotein family protein — translation MRRRLRFLLFVLPLLAAGCGTSAPPVPKDNFHRIVVSAAPAENRAKAPLDGVVSVSPFEADGLLRERPLIFAVSDDGLTLRQHDYHHWVDVPSRMLRAQLIEYLRASGFARMIVTPDLRVAPDYEVRGRLKRLEQNRAGGRPMVTIEVELALVRLSDRRALVIDSYAVNRPTGAASVDAGVAALNLAAADLFGRFLSDARGSHLAAVGTPDP, via the coding sequence ATGCGCCGTCGGCTCCGCTTTCTCCTGTTCGTCCTCCCGCTGCTGGCCGCCGGCTGCGGGACCTCGGCTCCGCCGGTGCCGAAGGACAACTTTCACCGCATCGTCGTGAGCGCCGCACCGGCGGAGAATCGGGCCAAGGCGCCGCTCGACGGGGTGGTCTCGGTTTCGCCCTTCGAGGCCGACGGGCTGCTCCGGGAACGGCCGCTCATCTTCGCCGTCTCGGACGACGGGCTGACCCTGCGGCAGCACGACTACCACCACTGGGTCGACGTTCCGAGCCGCATGCTGCGGGCCCAGCTGATCGAGTACCTGCGCGCCAGCGGCTTCGCCCGGATGATCGTGACGCCGGACCTCCGGGTCGCGCCCGACTACGAGGTGCGCGGCCGCCTGAAGCGCCTGGAGCAGAACCGGGCGGGCGGGCGACCCATGGTCACAATCGAGGTCGAGCTGGCCCTGGTCCGGCTGAGCGACCGGCGGGCTCTGGTGATCGACAGCTACGCCGTGAACCGGCCGACCGGCGCCGCCAGCGTCGACGCCGGGGTGGCGGCCCTGAACCTGGCGGCGGCCGATCTCTTCGGGCGCTTTCTCAGCGACGCCCGCGGCAGCCATCTGGCCGCCGTTGGAACCCCCGACCCCTAG
- a CDS encoding PAS domain-containing sensor histidine kinase, translating to MRDKSHDPPAPFEDAGAARVIEASLAGERGQGYGDMLRSAADWHWETDRELQLVQVSPGLTAALGTPGQILLGHSILDLIDPQQRDAQAIRDAVDQRRAFRIEGLRLQGPNAGRTTWRITGIPYYASASGRFAGYRGTGTASEGALERPAGTSVQLLKILDAALARKDELEHRLTETGDSALEARLAAIAHELRTPLNAIIGFAEAMKEGHLERNVDYARNIHESGQHLLAVIESLMRSQEPVEDGEPELDVAAVAASALRMLETKAETEDITVINALPDYLPKARGEGHLVRQILLNLLTNAIKYTPRGGSIGIEATVEEPDSMVVMIWDTGIGIAPEHQERVFQRAYRAPQTEESRPGSGLGLAIARSLAQGMGGDIEIASTPHKGTRVSLRLLLAKET from the coding sequence ATGAGGGACAAGTCTCACGATCCCCCGGCCCCCTTCGAAGACGCGGGCGCAGCGAGGGTGATCGAGGCGAGCCTGGCCGGCGAGCGGGGGCAAGGCTATGGCGACATGCTGCGGTCCGCAGCCGACTGGCATTGGGAAACCGACCGCGAGCTCCAGCTCGTCCAGGTCTCGCCCGGACTGACCGCGGCACTCGGAACGCCAGGACAGATTCTGCTCGGTCATTCCATTCTCGACCTGATCGATCCCCAGCAGCGTGACGCACAGGCGATCCGCGACGCCGTAGACCAGCGGCGGGCGTTCCGCATCGAGGGGCTGCGGCTTCAAGGACCGAACGCCGGACGGACGACCTGGCGAATCACTGGCATCCCCTACTACGCGAGCGCCAGCGGCCGGTTCGCCGGCTACCGCGGCACCGGCACGGCGAGCGAGGGGGCGCTGGAACGGCCCGCCGGGACATCGGTGCAGCTGCTCAAAATTCTCGACGCCGCCCTGGCCCGCAAGGACGAGCTGGAGCACCGCCTGACCGAGACGGGCGACTCGGCGCTGGAGGCGCGCCTGGCCGCGATCGCGCACGAGTTGCGCACGCCGCTCAACGCCATCATCGGCTTCGCCGAGGCCATGAAGGAGGGCCATCTGGAGCGCAACGTGGACTACGCACGCAACATCCACGAGAGCGGCCAGCATCTCCTGGCGGTCATCGAGAGCCTGATGAGGTCCCAGGAGCCGGTCGAAGACGGCGAGCCCGAGCTCGACGTGGCGGCGGTGGCGGCCAGCGCCCTGCGCATGCTCGAAACCAAGGCCGAGACGGAGGATATCACCGTCATCAACGCCCTGCCCGACTATCTGCCCAAGGCCCGGGGCGAGGGGCACCTGGTGCGCCAGATCCTGCTGAACCTGCTGACCAACGCGATCAAGTACACGCCGCGGGGCGGCTCGATCGGCATCGAGGCCACCGTCGAGGAACCCGACAGCATGGTCGTGATGATCTGGGACACCGGCATCGGCATCGCGCCGGAGCATCAGGAACGGGTCTTCCAGCGCGCCTATCGGGCCCCGCAAACCGAAGAGAGCCGCCCGGGCAGCGGCCTCGGCCTCGCGATCGCGCGAAGCCTCGCCCAGGGCATGGGCGGGGACATCGAGATAGCCAGCACGCCGCACAAGGGCACGCGCGTGTCGCTGCGCCTGTTGTTAGCTAAGGAAACCTGA
- a CDS encoding ATP-binding cassette domain-containing protein has translation MTATPAPPNTAPSAEAPAAGAAPVIEVARLTAHYGETQVLFDVDLAVDAGEIMVIMGGSGSGKSTFLRHLIGLQDPSGGSVRVLGKSWAEVGLRENPELRRQIGVAFQGGALFSSMSVAENVKLPLREFGGLDEKTMDIVARLKLEVVNLSGFEALMPAQLSGGMLKRAAVARAIVLDPKVLFFDEPSAGLDPTVSAALDELILRLRDAMDMTIVVVTHEMESAFKIADRIAVLDHGRMIAVESPDALKRSDNPRIQNLLQRRAERPDIDPTTYLNRLAGEPRA, from the coding sequence ATGACCGCGACGCCCGCCCCGCCCAACACAGCGCCGAGCGCCGAGGCCCCGGCCGCCGGGGCCGCGCCCGTCATCGAGGTCGCGAGGCTGACCGCCCACTACGGCGAGACGCAGGTCCTGTTCGACGTCGACCTCGCGGTCGACGCGGGCGAGATCATGGTCATCATGGGCGGCAGCGGTTCGGGCAAGAGCACCTTCCTGCGCCACCTGATCGGCCTGCAGGATCCGAGCGGCGGCTCGGTCCGGGTACTCGGGAAGAGCTGGGCCGAGGTCGGCTTGCGCGAGAATCCGGAGCTGCGGCGCCAGATCGGCGTGGCCTTCCAGGGCGGCGCCCTGTTCAGCTCGATGAGCGTGGCCGAGAACGTCAAGCTGCCGCTCCGCGAGTTCGGCGGCCTCGACGAGAAGACCATGGACATCGTCGCCCGCCTCAAGCTCGAGGTGGTCAATCTCTCGGGCTTCGAGGCCCTGATGCCGGCCCAGCTCTCGGGCGGCATGCTCAAGCGAGCCGCCGTGGCCCGTGCCATCGTGCTCGACCCCAAGGTGCTGTTCTTCGACGAGCCTTCGGCCGGGCTTGACCCCACTGTCTCGGCCGCGCTCGACGAACTGATCCTGCGGCTGCGCGACGCCATGGACATGACCATCGTCGTGGTCACCCACGAGATGGAGAGCGCCTTCAAGATCGCCGACCGGATCGCGGTGCTCGACCACGGACGGATGATCGCGGTCGAGTCGCCGGACGCCCTGAAGCGCAGCGACAATCCGCGGATCCAGAACCTCCTGCAGCGCCGGGCCGAGCGCCCCGACATCGATCCCACCACCTATCTGAACCGCCTCGCCGGAGAGCCGCGGGCATGA
- a CDS encoding DUF1330 domain-containing protein has product MSAYLIAQLTVTDPEDFGRYREAVTGLVARYGGRYLVRGGATECLEGEWAASRMVIIAFDSVAQARRFYDSAEYQEILPLRLNASEGVVVLAEGSGPD; this is encoded by the coding sequence ATGTCCGCCTATCTGATTGCGCAGCTCACCGTGACCGACCCGGAGGATTTCGGCCGCTACCGTGAAGCGGTCACCGGGTTGGTCGCGCGCTACGGCGGCCGCTACCTGGTGCGCGGCGGTGCGACCGAATGCCTGGAGGGCGAATGGGCCGCGTCGCGCATGGTGATCATCGCCTTCGACAGCGTCGCGCAGGCGAGGCGCTTCTACGACTCGGCCGAGTACCAGGAAATTCTGCCTCTGCGCCTCAATGCCTCGGAGGGTGTGGTTGTTCTGGCCGAGGGTTCCGGGCCCGACTAG
- a CDS encoding glucose 1-dehydrogenase has translation MRLEEKIAVVTGAGSGFGAGIARRFAAEGAAVVVADINDNGGRSVAGQIAEAGGRAAYVHADVTRCTDVRAMIQAATESFGRLDILVNNAGYTHLNQPLLETEEAEFDRVYAVNVKSIYLAALEAVPVFRRQGGGCIINTSSTAALRPRPGLTWYNGSKGAVNVITQSMALELAPEGIRVNAICPVIGDTGLLQRFMGVPDTPENRRKFIETVPLGRLSTPEDIAAAALYLAADEGGFLTGVCLPVDGGRTA, from the coding sequence GTGCGCTTAGAGGAAAAGATAGCGGTGGTGACGGGCGCCGGGTCCGGCTTCGGCGCGGGGATCGCACGCCGCTTCGCCGCCGAGGGCGCCGCGGTCGTGGTCGCCGACATCAACGACAACGGCGGCCGCAGCGTGGCCGGCCAGATCGCCGAGGCCGGCGGCCGCGCGGCCTACGTCCACGCCGACGTGACGCGGTGCACGGACGTCCGGGCGATGATCCAGGCCGCGACGGAGTCCTTCGGCCGGCTCGACATCCTGGTCAACAACGCGGGCTACACCCATCTGAACCAACCGCTGCTGGAGACCGAGGAGGCCGAGTTCGACCGGGTCTACGCGGTCAACGTCAAGTCGATCTACCTGGCTGCCCTGGAGGCCGTGCCGGTCTTCCGGCGCCAGGGCGGCGGCTGCATCATCAACACCTCGTCCACGGCGGCCTTGAGGCCCCGCCCGGGACTCACCTGGTACAACGGCTCCAAGGGGGCGGTGAACGTGATCACCCAGTCCATGGCGCTGGAACTGGCGCCGGAGGGCATCCGGGTCAACGCCATCTGCCCGGTGATCGGCGACACCGGCCTGCTGCAGCGCTTCATGGGTGTGCCGGACACGCCGGAGAACCGGCGGAAGTTCATCGAGACCGTGCCACTCGGCCGCCTCTCCACGCCCGAGGACATCGCCGCCGCCGCGCTCTATCTGGCGGCCGACGAGGGCGGATTCCTGACCGGCGTCTGCCTGCCGGTCGACGGCGGCCGCACCGCCTGA
- a CDS encoding response regulator transcription factor: MAPQSEGIVVVEDNIEVAQTVLRSLESAGYQTRHFTRGQELRSYLQKQTPALCIIDLGLPDGDGLDLVRSLQGTPDTAIVILTGRGKATDRVIGLEVGADDYIVKPFEPRELVARVKAVLRRTRQGEESSAPETLRNARFENWTYSPDTYSLTSEDGKTLTISAAEARLLAVFLKAPKRILSREQLLELTSGEDSAAFDRAVDVRVSRLRRKLEANNEDPQLIKTIYGAGYLFNASVEWLEEPR, translated from the coding sequence GTGGCCCCGCAGTCGGAAGGGATCGTCGTTGTCGAGGACAACATCGAGGTTGCTCAAACCGTTCTCCGTTCTCTCGAATCGGCGGGCTATCAGACCAGGCACTTCACTCGCGGGCAGGAGCTGAGGAGCTATCTCCAGAAACAGACGCCGGCGCTTTGCATTATTGACCTGGGGCTGCCCGACGGCGACGGGTTGGATCTCGTCCGAAGTCTCCAGGGCACTCCCGATACGGCCATCGTCATCTTGACGGGACGGGGCAAGGCGACCGACCGGGTGATCGGCCTGGAGGTCGGCGCGGACGACTATATCGTCAAGCCTTTCGAGCCTCGAGAGCTGGTCGCCCGGGTCAAGGCGGTCCTTCGCCGGACCCGGCAAGGGGAGGAAAGCAGCGCGCCCGAGACCCTGCGGAACGCTCGTTTCGAGAACTGGACCTATAGCCCGGACACCTATTCCCTGACCTCCGAAGACGGCAAGACCTTGACGATCAGCGCCGCGGAAGCCCGTCTCCTTGCCGTGTTCCTCAAGGCACCGAAAAGAATTCTTTCCCGGGAACAGCTGCTCGAGCTCACGTCGGGCGAAGACTCCGCCGCCTTCGATCGGGCCGTGGATGTCCGGGTTTCGCGGCTGCGCCGCAAGCTCGAGGCCAACAATGAGGATCCGCAGCTCATCAAGACGATCTATGGCGCGGGATATCTCTTCAACGCGTCTGTCGAGTGGCTGGAAGAGCCCCGGTAA